One genomic segment of Hordeum vulgare subsp. vulgare chromosome 2H, MorexV3_pseudomolecules_assembly, whole genome shotgun sequence includes these proteins:
- the LOC123425894 gene encoding uncharacterized protein LOC123425894 isoform X3 codes for MSSTTSDQERHCHGRPQAVAALEAVSFVARVTKSLDMPKTELAFAGHGQQQLRVRAINSSRDQKLSTARRSTLAVATSCSQSGQNGSESIPTPRSAAMSPRLRPQPCRRSRLAPVRSCQAVVGPQPFPRACRTSAAGQLRRHRITCTTGAASPEAGAPIAGLHLSSVRHRWSHTLKRRHTGRCVPSFPPHW; via the exons ATGAGCTCGACCACGAGCGACCAG GAGCGGCACTGCCATGGCCGACCCCAAGCAGTAGCTGCGCTCGAGGCTGTCTCGTTCGTTGCCCGCGTCACCAAGTCCCTCGACATGCCCAAGACGGAGCTCGCCTTCGCCGGTCacgggcagcagcagctgcgagTCCGCGCCATCAATAGCTCCCGCGACCAGAAGTTGAGCACAGCTAGACGGAGCACCT TGGCCGTAGCCACCAGCTGCAGCCAATccggccagaacgggtccgaatcGATCCCTACACCCAGATCTGCCGCTATGTCGCCTCGTCTCCGCCCCCAGCCTTGCCGGAGATCGCGTCTGGCACCAGTCAGATCCTGCCAAG CCGTCGTTGGGCCTCAACCTTTCCCGCGCGCTTGCAGGACCAGCGCCGCCGGCCAACTACGCCGCCACCGCATCACGTGCACGACCGGTGCTGCCTCGCCGGAGGCCGGAGCCCCCATCGCCGGCCTCCATCTCTCCTCCGTGCGACACAGGTGGTCGCACACGTTGAAGAGGCGTCATACAGGGCGGTGCGTCCCGAGCTTCCCGCCGCATTGGTAG
- the LOC123425894 gene encoding uncharacterized protein LOC123425894 isoform X1, translating into MSSTTSDQERHCHGRPQAVAALEAVSFVARVTKSLDMPKTELAFAGHGQQQLRVRAINSSRDQKLSTARRSTCRSTAMPLRPPFSISPPPFPYRFSLSLSPLISLNEAPASLEVAVATSCSQSGQNGSESIPTPRSAAMSPRLRPQPCRRSRLAPVRSCQAVVGPQPFPRACRTSAAGQLRRHRITCTTGAASPEAGAPIAGLHLSSVRHRWSHTLKRRHTGRCVPSFPPHW; encoded by the exons ATGAGCTCGACCACGAGCGACCAG GAGCGGCACTGCCATGGCCGACCCCAAGCAGTAGCTGCGCTCGAGGCTGTCTCGTTCGTTGCCCGCGTCACCAAGTCCCTCGACATGCCCAAGACGGAGCTCGCCTTCGCCGGTCacgggcagcagcagctgcgagTCCGCGCCATCAATAGCTCCCGCGACCAGAAGTTGAGCACAGCTAGACGGAGCACCTGTAGGTCCACGGCCATGCCCCTGCGACCTCCTTTCTCCAtttctcctcctcccttcccctatcGCTTCTCTTTATCCCTCTCACCCCTGATTTCTCTCAACGAGGCCCCCGCATCGCTTGAAGTGGCCGTAGCCACCAGCTGCAGCCAATccggccagaacgggtccgaatcGATCCCTACACCCAGATCTGCCGCTATGTCGCCTCGTCTCCGCCCCCAGCCTTGCCGGAGATCGCGTCTGGCACCAGTCAGATCCTGCCAAG CCGTCGTTGGGCCTCAACCTTTCCCGCGCGCTTGCAGGACCAGCGCCGCCGGCCAACTACGCCGCCACCGCATCACGTGCACGACCGGTGCTGCCTCGCCGGAGGCCGGAGCCCCCATCGCCGGCCTCCATCTCTCCTCCGTGCGACACAGGTGGTCGCACACGTTGAAGAGGCGTCATACAGGGCGGTGCGTCCCGAGCTTCCCGCCGCATTGGTAG
- the LOC123425894 gene encoding pre-mRNA-splicing factor cwc22-like isoform X2: protein MSSTTSDQERHCHGRPQAVAALEAVSFVARVTKSLDMPKTELAFAGHGQQQLRVRAINSSRDQKLSTARRSTCRSTAMPLRPPFSISPPPFPYRFSLSLSPLISLNEAPASLEVAVATSCSQSGQNGSESIPTPRSAAMSPRLRPQPCRRSRLAPVRSCQGPAPPANYAATASRARPVLPRRRPEPPSPASISPPCDTGGRTR from the exons ATGAGCTCGACCACGAGCGACCAG GAGCGGCACTGCCATGGCCGACCCCAAGCAGTAGCTGCGCTCGAGGCTGTCTCGTTCGTTGCCCGCGTCACCAAGTCCCTCGACATGCCCAAGACGGAGCTCGCCTTCGCCGGTCacgggcagcagcagctgcgagTCCGCGCCATCAATAGCTCCCGCGACCAGAAGTTGAGCACAGCTAGACGGAGCACCTGTAGGTCCACGGCCATGCCCCTGCGACCTCCTTTCTCCAtttctcctcctcccttcccctatcGCTTCTCTTTATCCCTCTCACCCCTGATTTCTCTCAACGAGGCCCCCGCATCGCTTGAAGTGGCCGTAGCCACCAGCTGCAGCCAATccggccagaacgggtccgaatcGATCCCTACACCCAGATCTGCCGCTATGTCGCCTCGTCTCCGCCCCCAGCCTTGCCGGAGATCGCGTCTGGCACCAGTCAGATCCTGCCAAG GACCAGCGCCGCCGGCCAACTACGCCGCCACCGCATCACGTGCACGACCGGTGCTGCCTCGCCGGAGGCCGGAGCCCCCATCGCCGGCCTCCATCTCTCCTCCGTGCGACACAGGTGGTCGCACACGTTGA